Below is a genomic region from Isosphaeraceae bacterium EP7.
AGCTGGACAAGCTCGGCAGGGAATACGTCGACCTCCGCACCGACATCGGCGAGTACGAGCGGATCCTCGGCGACGAGATGGTCATCCTCGACCTCATCCGCGCCGACATGCGCGAGCTGAAGGCCAAATACGCCAACCCGCGCCGAAGCGAGCTGAGCCACGAGGAGCTGGGCGACTACGACAAGGAAGCCCTGATCCGCGAGGAGTACATGATCGTCACCGTCACCCACGACGGCTACATCAAGCGGCTCCCGCCCAGCACCTATCGCGCCCAGCACCGCGGCGGCCGCGGCATCGCCGCCACCAGCAATCGCGACGGCGACTTCCTCGAGCATATGTTCGTGGCGCTGACGCATGACTATCTCATGTTCTTCACCGACAAGGGCAAGGTCTACTGGCTGAAGGTCTACGACATCCCCCAGGTCGGCCGGACCTCCGGCGGCCGGGCCATCGTCAACCTGCTCCAGCTCACCGAGAACGAGAAGATCACCGGCCTGATCCCCGTCCGCAAGTTCCACGACGATGAGCACCTCTTCATGGTCACCAGCAAGGGGACCGTGAAGAAGACCGAGCTGACCGCCTTCAAGCGGCCCCTGGGTCGTGGGATCATCGCGCTCGGCCTCGACGAGGGCGACCAGCTCATCGGCGTGGCCCGCACCAAGGTCGGCGACCAGGTGATCCTCTCGACCCGCGACGGGATGGCCATCCGGTTCGACGAGTCCGACGTTCGCAGCATGGGGCGTCCTGCTTACGGCGTCCGCGGAATCGCCCTGGAAGGGGACGACGAGGTCATCGGCATGGTCGTCGCCAACGGCCAGGATGACCCCGCCGGCCTGCTGACCGTCTGCGCCAACGGCTACGGCAAGCGGACCATGCTCACCGAGTACCGGTCGCAGCACCGGGGCGGCAAGGGCCTCATCGACATCAAGACCACCGACCGCAACGGCCCGGTCGTCGCCATCGTCAAGGCGGTCGACGCCGACGAGGTGATGCTCACCACCTCCGGCGGCATCATCATCCGGACACGCGTGGCCGACACCAACATCATCGGCCGCAACACCCAGGGCGTCCGCCTCATCCGCGTCGAGGAGGGGGACACCGTCCGCTCGCTGGCCAAGCTCCCCGAAGAAGAGCTGACCGCCGACGATGAGGACATCATCGACGCCGAGGCCGAGCTGCTCGACGACGACGCGCCGGGCGCCAAGCCGCCCCACATCATCGACGACGGCGTGGGCCAGGCCGAGGCCAGCGATCACATCGACGACCTCGACCACGACGGCGAGCCCGACGCCTGAGCAGGACCGCACCCACCCCAAGGCCCCGCCATTTCCGGTTCTCGGATGGCGGGGCCGGGTTGCTTTGGTGAAGATCTTCTCGAAATCTTCACGAGACGTGCTTGATCCATCCAAGATCAGTGCGACTATCATGATGTGCCGTGTTGTCCGTCGTCGATCCTCGACCGCCGCCGGCGACCCGACCGGCCGAGGTTCCCCCCCCTCGACGCGACGCGTCGCCCGATCAGATCCCACCTTTCATCGCCGAACGAGGAGCCCCGAGCCATGCCTGCCAGGCGCCTGCGCCCAGGATTCACCCTGATCGAATTGCTCGTCGTCATCAGCATCATCGCCGTCCTGATCGCCCTCCTCCTGCCCGCCGTTCAAAGTGCCCGCGAGGCGGCCAGGCGCATGCAGTGCACCAACAATCTCAAGCAGATCGGCCTGGCCATCGCCGGCTACGCCGACGTCAACGGCTGCACGCCGATGCACCAGTACCGCTACACGCAGGAGCATAATTCCTCCAGCCCGCGCGGCTATTCGGGCACCAAGTCGTGGCTCTGCGGCCTGCTGCCGTACATGGAAAACTCCGTGATGGCCAACTCCTTGAACTACTCCTACACCCCGGAGTGGGCCTACAGCGGTGCGGTGACCGGGCCCGACCCCACCTGCTCGACGGTGATCCGTGCGACCGTCTCGACCTTCCTGTGCCCGTCCGACGGCGTGGTCAACACCGGCTCGGGCGAGCCGTCCGTGATGTACCCATGCGGCAACTTCAATTATGTGGGCAACACCGGCCACCCGCGTAACGTCCTGATGCCGGGGGACAGCCCCAATGGCGGCAACGTCCCGCAGTTGACGGGCGTCATGTCGATGGACCGGATGTACCCCGAGCAGGGATCCTGCAAGAGCGCCGCATCGGCCGCCACCACCAACGTGACGGTGACCCTGGCCAGCATCACCGACGGCCTGTCCAACACGGCCGCGGTCAGCGAGTCGCTGGTCAACGACGGCACGGGCAAATCGAACGACCGCAGGCGGCTCCTGAATTACACCGACGCGGCACTCATCGAGCAGGCCGACGTGCCGGCCATCCTCGTCGTGCAGGACGGCCTGGCCAATGCCGTCAACTGGGAAGCCTGGAGCATCTTCAAAGGGCACACCTGGGCCTACACCGACGCCTGGCAGCGGCACGTCTACTCTCACCTGCTCCCGCCGAACGCAGCGCCCGTGACTACCTACTACACCGACACCTTCCGCTGCTCGGAAGGCGACAGCGGCATGAACCCGACCAGCAACCACCCCGGCGGCGTGAACCAGTCGATGATGGACGGCTCGGTCCGGTTCATCAAGAACTCGGTGAACCTGAACGCCTGGTGGGCCCTGGGCACCCGGAACAAGGGCGAGATCATCTCGGCCGACGCGCTCTGATCCCTCTGTCCGTCCAGCGACCCGTCCCCCTGCCCCGTACCATTCCTTCGGAGACGCAGAGCAGCCATGCGCGACGCGACCAGGCAGTTGAAGCGGATTTCGTGCGTCGCGGCGGCCGCCCTGGCGCTCGCCTGGTCCGGGTGCGGCGGGGGGGCGGCCGACTTCGCCCCCGAGACGAAGTACACCCCCGAGACCATCGCGCAGGAGCTGGTCTTCCGCTATCGTGCGTTGGGCGAGGGCGACCAGAAGCTCACGGCCGCCGCGGGGCGAGGCAAGAACTCCAGGGCCCGGTCCAAGGAGCGAAACGCCGAGAAGGTCCAGGCCAAGTCGAAGGAGGCGACCAAGGCCGCCCCGGTCCGCACGGCCGACTCCCTGCTCGATGAGATCGCCAGCAAGGTCCGCTCGCTGCCCGACGCCCCCGCGGCCGACTCCTTCAAGAAGGTGGCCGCCGCCGTCCGAGCCGACACGACCCTCACGCCCGCCGGCCGGGACAACCTCGCCGGCCGCCTCGACGAGCTCGCCGCCGAGTCTCGATGAAGCGCGGGCCGTCGATTCAACTTTCGCGGTCGGTCCAGCGGTCGCTCTCGGCGAGCAGCTTTGCCAGGATCAGCTCGAAGCCGGGCAGGAGCGGGGTCCGGTAAGTTTCCGGCTCCGCCACCACCTTCTCCTCGCCGGCGAGGAAGACGGTCATGGTCCGGCGATAGCGATCGATCACCCAGTATTCGCGCACCCCTGCGGCCAGGTACTCGACCCGCTTCTCGACATAATCCCGCTGACGGTTGCGTCGTCCGCGCGAGACGATCTCGACAGCGATGGTCGGGATGTCGTTCAAGGGGTCGGGCATCCGGCCCAGGCCGGCCCAGATCGCCCGGTCGGCTCGCCTCCGGTTCCGGCCGGACCGGATCGTGTGTTCGGGCAGGGTGGCGTCGAGTGCCGACCCTTGCGGGTGCTGCCACTGATAGAGGTTGAGGATCGTGCCCAGGAAATCTGTCGAACCGCGTTCCATGGGCGACGGCGATGGCGACACGATCAGGACTCCGCCGATCAGCTCGTAAGCGTAGAACTCGTCCCAGTCCTCGGCCGAGTCGAATTCCTCGGGCGTCATGAGCGTGCCGGCCAGGTCGAGCGAGATCGGCTCGATCTCGGTCTCTTGCAGGGTCGTCACATTCATCGATAGTCCCCCGAAAAGTCTGCCTGCCTCATCCCATCGTCGCCGTGTGGCCTGCTGCTGGCAAGTCGGATCGGGGCAACGGGCCGGGCAGGATCGCTTGCCGCCGGCTTGTGTGGTGGTTAGCCTTGGACGCTTCCTCTCCGGGGCGTCGGTCTTTCCTCGATCTTGGGTTGATGTAACAGCATGAAACGGCTCCTCGTCACCGGCGGCTGCGGGTTCATCGGCTCGAACTTCGTCAGGTACGAGCTGGCGACATACCCCGAGGTCGAGGTCACCAACCTCGACGCCCTGACCTACGCCGGCAACCCCGACAACCTGGCCGACCTTCCGGCCGAGCACGCGGGCCGCTACCAGTTCGCCAAGGGCGACATCGCCGACCGCGCATTCATCGCCGGCCTGCTGGAGTCGGGCAAGTTCGACGCGGTCGTGCATTTCGCCGCCGAGAGCCACGTCGACCGCTCGATCACCGACGCCACCCCGTTCCTGCGCACCAACGTGCTGGGGACGCAGGTCCTGCTCGACGCGGCCCGTCTCGCGGGCGTCTCGCGGTTCGTGCATGTCTCCACCGACGAGGTCTACGGCACCCTCGGCCCGGATGACCCGGCCTTCACCGAACAGACTCCGCTGGCCCCCAACAGCCCGTATGCCGCCAGCAAGGCGGGGTCCGACCTGTTGGTCCGGGCCGCCTTCCACACCCACGGGATGAACGTCGTCACCACCCGTTGCAGCAACAACTACGGGCCCTACCAGTTCCCCGAGAAGCTGATCCCCCTGTTCATCACCAACGCCTTCGACGACAAGTCCCTGCCCGTCTACGGCGACGGTCGCCAGGTGCGCGACTGGATCCACGTGAGCGACCACTGCCGGGGGGTCGACGCCGCCCTGCGCAACGGCAAGGCCGGCGAGGTCTACAACTTCGGCGGCCGCTGCGAGCAGTTCAACATCGACGTGACCCGCCTGGTTCTGGCCCACACCGGCAAGACCGAGAGCCTCATCCGCTACGTCACC
It encodes:
- the rfbB gene encoding dTDP-glucose 4,6-dehydratase, producing the protein MKRLLVTGGCGFIGSNFVRYELATYPEVEVTNLDALTYAGNPDNLADLPAEHAGRYQFAKGDIADRAFIAGLLESGKFDAVVHFAAESHVDRSITDATPFLRTNVLGTQVLLDAARLAGVSRFVHVSTDEVYGTLGPDDPAFTEQTPLAPNSPYAASKAGSDLLVRAAFHTHGMNVVTTRCSNNYGPYQFPEKLIPLFITNAFDDKSLPVYGDGRQVRDWIHVSDHCRGVDAALRNGKAGEVYNFGGRCEQFNIDVTRLVLAHTGKTESLIRYVTDRLGHDRRYAVDCNYAERTLGWTPLVKFEQGLADTVAWYRDHADWVDRVRSGAYRGESA
- a CDS encoding DUF1559 domain-containing protein; protein product: MPARRLRPGFTLIELLVVISIIAVLIALLLPAVQSAREAARRMQCTNNLKQIGLAIAGYADVNGCTPMHQYRYTQEHNSSSPRGYSGTKSWLCGLLPYMENSVMANSLNYSYTPEWAYSGAVTGPDPTCSTVIRATVSTFLCPSDGVVNTGSGEPSVMYPCGNFNYVGNTGHPRNVLMPGDSPNGGNVPQLTGVMSMDRMYPEQGSCKSAASAATTNVTVTLASITDGLSNTAAVSESLVNDGTGKSNDRRRLLNYTDAALIEQADVPAILVVQDGLANAVNWEAWSIFKGHTWAYTDAWQRHVYSHLLPPNAAPVTTYYTDTFRCSEGDSGMNPTSNHPGGVNQSMMDGSVRFIKNSVNLNAWWALGTRNKGEIISADAL
- a CDS encoding Uma2 family endonuclease, which produces MNVTTLQETEIEPISLDLAGTLMTPEEFDSAEDWDEFYAYELIGGVLIVSPSPSPMERGSTDFLGTILNLYQWQHPQGSALDATLPEHTIRSGRNRRRADRAIWAGLGRMPDPLNDIPTIAVEIVSRGRRNRQRDYVEKRVEYLAAGVREYWVIDRYRRTMTVFLAGEEKVVAEPETYRTPLLPGFELILAKLLAESDRWTDRES